One part of the Desulfonema ishimotonii genome encodes these proteins:
- the murG gene encoding undecaprenyldiphospho-muramoylpentapeptide beta-N-acetylglucosaminyltransferase, translating to MNRPLNIIIAGGGTGGHLFPGIAIADGFRDRNRHTRILFVSVGRPFELEVLAKAGYPHRKVTSEGFKGRGLRSKARSVMKIPLGIFEAGRIIREFGADLVIGVGGYSAGPVVMAARLMGIRTALHEQNILPGITNRILARFVDRIYTSFQNTAGGFAPEKTLFTGNPVRRTVLAPEPGTEAGDFFNVLIVGGSQGAHRINTALAEALPHLRNRSRFSFVHQTGPRDREWVRAAYGKHGVRSTVRPFIDDMGRQYGRADLLICRAGATTVAEITAIGKGAILIPFPFAADNHQVMNARTLAAAGAAEMVEEKDLTGRVLADRIRHYADRPALLAEMAGRSGALGRADAAAAIADDCCRLSGRESDTDTERKRT from the coding sequence ATGAACAGACCGCTTAACATTATCATTGCCGGAGGGGGAACCGGCGGACACCTCTTCCCCGGCATCGCCATCGCCGACGGGTTCAGGGACCGGAACCGTCACACCCGCATTCTCTTTGTCAGCGTCGGGCGGCCCTTTGAGCTGGAGGTGCTGGCAAAGGCCGGGTATCCCCACCGGAAGGTGACATCTGAGGGATTCAAGGGGCGCGGCCTCCGGAGCAAGGCCCGGTCCGTGATGAAGATCCCCCTTGGCATTTTTGAGGCAGGCCGCATTATCCGCGAGTTTGGCGCGGATCTGGTGATCGGGGTCGGCGGCTATTCCGCAGGCCCGGTGGTCATGGCGGCCCGTCTGATGGGCATCCGGACGGCACTGCATGAGCAGAACATCCTGCCGGGCATCACCAATCGCATTCTCGCCCGGTTTGTGGACCGGATCTACACCTCATTTCAGAATACGGCCGGCGGCTTTGCCCCGGAAAAGACGCTTTTTACCGGCAATCCCGTTCGCAGGACGGTTCTGGCTCCGGAACCGGGGACGGAAGCGGGGGATTTTTTTAACGTCCTCATCGTCGGCGGCAGCCAGGGGGCCCACCGGATCAATACGGCCCTGGCCGAGGCGTTGCCCCATCTCCGCAACCGGTCGCGGTTTTCGTTTGTGCATCAGACCGGCCCCCGCGACCGGGAGTGGGTCAGGGCGGCCTACGGGAAGCACGGGGTTCGGAGTACGGTCCGCCCCTTTATTGACGATATGGGGCGGCAATACGGCCGTGCGGACCTGCTGATCTGCCGGGCCGGGGCCACCACGGTTGCGGAGATCACCGCCATCGGGAAGGGGGCGATTCTCATCCCGTTTCCGTTCGCCGCAGACAACCACCAGGTGATGAACGCCCGGACCCTTGCGGCGGCAGGGGCGGCGGAGATGGTAGAGGAAAAAGATCTGACAGGCCGGGTTCTGGCTGACCGGATACGTCACTATGCCGACAGACCGGCGCTGCTGGCGGAGATGGCCGGGCGCTCCGGGGCCTTGGGCAGAGCCGATGCGGCAGCGGCCATTGCGGACGACTGCTGTCGCCTGTCCGGGCGGGAATCTGACACTGACACGGAACGGAAACGGACGTAA
- the ftsW gene encoding putative lipid II flippase FtsW — protein MRLPAVRSTENVRPGPVLPGGGLLLPTLVLVGMGMVMVYSASSALALEKGFGSDTYFLRRQVIFSAVGLGGLLFCRWFPAAWFRILAYPILGLSLISLVAVLIPGMGVSAGGALRWLKIGSFTSQPSEFARFALVVYLAYSMSGKRYKLKQFSVGFVPHVIVLGIFTLLIMRQPDFGTAVILFCITWTMMFVAGVPLKHLGLSLAILSPVVLFFMTSATYRLRRLMSFWDPWQYASDAGYQIVHSLMAFGTGGISGVGLGKGYQKLFYLPEPHTDFIFSVIGEELGLLGVFAVLCCYGLILRKGTRIAMNADSLFKSLLAAGLTISMGLQICINMGVALALLPTKGLTLPFLSYGGTSLVMNMAYIGILMNIGATQTHEQTA, from the coding sequence ATGAGATTGCCCGCTGTCCGAAGCACGGAAAATGTCAGACCGGGGCCTGTTCTGCCGGGGGGCGGACTCCTGCTGCCGACCCTGGTCCTGGTCGGCATGGGCATGGTGATGGTATACAGCGCCAGTTCGGCACTGGCTCTGGAGAAGGGATTCGGATCTGACACCTATTTTCTCCGGCGTCAGGTGATTTTTTCCGCAGTGGGGCTGGGCGGCCTTCTGTTTTGCCGGTGGTTTCCGGCGGCCTGGTTCCGTATCCTGGCCTATCCGATTCTCGGGCTGTCCCTGATCTCACTGGTCGCCGTTCTGATTCCCGGCATGGGTGTTTCGGCTGGCGGAGCCCTGCGCTGGCTGAAAATCGGGTCCTTTACATCTCAGCCGTCGGAATTCGCCCGCTTCGCGCTGGTCGTCTACCTGGCCTATTCCATGTCCGGGAAAAGGTATAAGCTGAAGCAGTTTTCGGTGGGGTTTGTGCCCCATGTGATCGTTCTCGGCATTTTCACCCTGCTGATCATGCGTCAGCCGGATTTCGGCACCGCAGTCATCCTCTTCTGCATCACCTGGACGATGATGTTTGTGGCCGGGGTGCCGCTGAAACATCTGGGACTCTCGCTGGCGATCCTCTCACCGGTGGTCCTTTTTTTTATGACCAGTGCCACATACCGGCTCCGGCGGCTGATGAGTTTCTGGGATCCCTGGCAGTATGCCAGCGACGCGGGCTACCAGATCGTCCATTCTCTCATGGCCTTCGGAACCGGCGGCATATCCGGTGTGGGGCTGGGCAAGGGATACCAGAAGCTGTTTTATCTGCCCGAACCCCACACGGATTTCATATTTTCCGTTATCGGCGAGGAACTCGGGCTGCTGGGGGTTTTCGCGGTGCTGTGCTGCTATGGCCTGATACTGCGGAAGGGCACACGGATCGCCATGAATGCGGATAGCCTGTTCAAATCCCTCCTGGCCGCCGGACTGACAATCTCAATGGGGCTTCAGATCTGTATCAACATGGGCGTAGCCCTGGCCCTTTTGCCGACCAAGGGACTGACCCTGCCGTTTCTCAGCTACGGCGGCACCTCCCTGGTGATGAATATGGCATATATCGGAATTCTTATGAACATCGGAGCGACCCAGACCCATGAACAGACCGCTTAA
- the mraY gene encoding phospho-N-acetylmuramoyl-pentapeptide-transferase — MIYHILYPLHTKISAFNVFRYITFRTIYASLTAFLICFVLGPWFIRRLREMQVGQYVRDDGPETHLKKAGTPTMGGTLILFSTAASALLWMDLSNFYMWIILLVTLGYGMVGFIDDYLMQVKKRSKGLSAREKLWLQILLALMAGGILYVHPGFDTRVTVPFFKKLSPDLGWGYILFAVLVIVGTSNAVNLTDGLDGLATGPMIIAAVTYMVFAYAAGHKHISGYLQINYVPGSGEMAVFCGILAGACMGFLWFNAYPAQVFMGDVGSLSLGAALGTLAVITKQELMLMLVGGLFVIEALSVIFQVGFFKMTNGRRIFRMAPLHHHFELKGWPEPKVIVRFWIVAVALALISLSTLKLR; from the coding sequence ATGATTTATCATATACTTTATCCGCTTCACACGAAAATATCGGCGTTCAACGTCTTCCGGTACATCACCTTTCGGACGATTTACGCCAGCCTGACGGCGTTTCTGATCTGTTTTGTACTCGGCCCCTGGTTTATCCGCAGGCTTCGGGAGATGCAGGTGGGGCAGTATGTCCGGGATGACGGGCCGGAGACCCATCTGAAAAAGGCCGGGACGCCCACCATGGGGGGAACCCTGATCCTGTTTTCCACAGCCGCATCGGCGCTGCTCTGGATGGATCTCTCCAACTTTTACATGTGGATTATCCTTCTGGTCACCCTCGGATACGGGATGGTCGGCTTTATTGATGATTACCTGATGCAGGTGAAAAAGCGCAGCAAGGGGCTGAGTGCCAGGGAAAAGCTGTGGCTTCAGATCCTGCTGGCTCTTATGGCCGGGGGGATACTTTACGTTCATCCGGGATTTGATACCCGCGTCACGGTGCCCTTTTTCAAAAAGCTCTCCCCGGATCTGGGGTGGGGGTATATCCTCTTTGCCGTCCTCGTCATTGTGGGCACCTCCAACGCCGTCAACCTGACCGACGGCCTGGACGGGCTGGCGACCGGGCCCATGATCATCGCCGCAGTGACCTACATGGTATTTGCCTATGCGGCGGGACACAAACACATCTCCGGCTATCTTCAGATCAACTATGTCCCCGGAAGCGGGGAAATGGCGGTTTTCTGCGGCATTCTGGCGGGGGCCTGCATGGGATTTCTCTGGTTTAACGCCTACCCGGCCCAGGTTTTTATGGGGGATGTGGGATCGCTTTCGCTGGGAGCGGCCCTGGGCACCCTGGCGGTGATCACCAAACAGGAGCTGATGCTGATGCTGGTGGGCGGGCTGTTTGTCATCGAGGCCCTCTCCGTGATTTTTCAGGTGGGTTTTTTCAAGATGACCAACGGCAGGCGGATTTTCAGGATGGCCCCCCTTCATCACCATTTTGAATTAAAGGGATGGCCGGAGCCGAAGGTGATTGTCCGGTTCTGGATTGTCGCCGTTGCCCTGGCCCTGATTTCACTCAGTACCCTGAAACTGAGATAA
- the murD gene encoding UDP-N-acetylmuramoyl-L-alanine--D-glutamate ligase, whose product MKLLNKNVTIAGLGKSGAACARFLRTQGAVVTITDRADEAALADAAEEMRDIGVSLALAGHPPAVFEEADLILLSPGIPHTLAPLERARARGIPVIGEIELASRFITEPIVAVTGTNGKTTTTELLGEMLRRSGLKVFVGGNIGTPLISYAAGADKADLLVAEVSSFQLDTIAHFCPKVGLLLNISEDHLDRYPDFAAYGMSKARLFENQGADDVAILNGADPFVRSIGKNISSRRLWFNPSEKDRAGAFLHDGCLLLRPCEDGQAPVELDLSSLRLTGTHNLENVAAAALAALAAGGTPEGIQAALDRFRGLPHRLEYVDTVDGVRYVDDSKATNVDAVVRALESFDAPVVLIMGGRGKGSDYTVLNDLIRQHTRRLIVMGETAAEIREVLGPRCRGGVREARTMDEAVALARQSALSGDVVLLSPAGSSFDMYRSYARRGEDFCRAVRQLTPPV is encoded by the coding sequence ATGAAACTTCTGAATAAAAATGTGACCATTGCGGGGCTTGGCAAATCCGGGGCCGCATGTGCCCGGTTTCTCAGGACACAGGGCGCTGTCGTGACGATAACGGACCGGGCGGATGAGGCGGCACTTGCGGATGCTGCCGAAGAGATGCGCGATATCGGGGTGTCACTGGCCCTGGCCGGCCATCCGCCTGCGGTATTCGAGGAGGCGGATCTGATCCTGCTGAGTCCCGGCATTCCCCATACCCTTGCCCCGCTGGAGAGGGCACGGGCGCGGGGCATACCGGTGATCGGTGAAATCGAACTGGCATCGCGCTTCATAACCGAGCCGATCGTGGCGGTGACGGGTACCAACGGCAAGACCACCACGACCGAGCTGCTGGGGGAGATGCTCCGGCGGTCGGGCCTGAAGGTCTTTGTGGGCGGCAATATCGGCACGCCGCTCATCTCTTATGCGGCAGGAGCCGATAAGGCCGATCTCCTGGTGGCCGAGGTCAGCAGCTTTCAGCTGGATACCATTGCCCACTTTTGCCCGAAAGTGGGCCTGCTCCTCAATATCAGCGAAGATCACCTGGACCGCTACCCCGACTTTGCCGCCTACGGCATGAGCAAGGCCCGGTTGTTTGAGAATCAGGGGGCGGACGATGTGGCCATACTCAACGGTGCCGACCCCTTTGTCCGTTCCATCGGAAAAAACATATCGTCCCGGCGGCTCTGGTTCAACCCGTCTGAGAAAGACCGGGCCGGGGCGTTTCTCCATGACGGTTGCCTGCTGCTCCGTCCCTGTGAAGACGGGCAGGCCCCGGTCGAACTGGACCTCTCGTCGCTCCGGCTGACCGGAACGCATAACCTTGAAAATGTGGCGGCTGCCGCACTGGCGGCGCTGGCGGCGGGCGGCACGCCCGAAGGCATACAGGCCGCACTGGACCGGTTCCGGGGGCTGCCCCACCGGCTGGAATATGTGGACACCGTGGACGGTGTCCGCTATGTTGACGATTCAAAGGCGACCAATGTGGACGCAGTGGTCCGTGCCCTCGAATCCTTTGACGCGCCGGTGGTCCTCATTATGGGGGGGCGGGGAAAGGGCAGCGATTACACCGTCCTGAACGATCTGATCCGGCAGCACACCCGGCGGCTGATCGTCATGGGGGAGACCGCTGCCGAGATCCGGGAGGTGCTGGGACCCCGGTGCCGGGGCGGGGTCCGGGAGGCCCGGACCATGGATGAGGCCGTGGCACTGGCCCGTCAGTCGGCGCTGTCCGGTGATGTGGTACTCCTGTCGCCGGCCGGTTCCAGCTTTGACATGTATCGCAGCTATGCCCGCCGGGGGGAGGATTTTTGCCGGGCCGTCAGGCAACTGACGCCGCCGGTATGA
- a CDS encoding UDP-N-acetylmuramoyl-tripeptide--D-alanyl-D-alanine ligase, whose protein sequence is MSVIPWTGGDILEATGGERVCGPDDIRFTGIGIDSRTITPEQAFVAIRGAVHDGHRFAADVADRGIRGLILCREDMAGLPWRVWADRGIFCVAVPDTTRALGDLAAFHRQRAGIPVVAVTGSNGKTTTRAMISGVMGRKYKTLSTRGNFNNEIGLPLTLFNLTSAHQWAVLELGMNHVGEIRRLARICRPDVGVITNIGPAHLEGLGTVDDVLRAKGELPEEMRPEGKAVLNGDDPRLVRLAGEMPQPVTLFGLSPKAQVRALEPEADGTGTVFTLALPRDRIRVRLGVPGRFMVYNALAAAAVGHITGLSPEEIRDGLEGFAPVRGRMAVLNTAKGVHLVDDTYNANPASVKGAIRALGDLRGKERGFLVLGDMLELGNAAEGLHREIGEMAAASGVTQLYVTGEFTDAVIAGALAGGMACRDLFRGSRQEITDQLTGVLGPGDWVLVKGSRGMAMEKVLDAIRDWAGC, encoded by the coding sequence ATGAGCGTAATACCGTGGACAGGGGGCGATATTCTTGAGGCCACCGGCGGTGAGCGGGTATGCGGGCCGGACGATATCCGTTTTACCGGTATCGGCATTGACTCCCGGACGATCACGCCGGAACAGGCGTTTGTCGCCATCCGGGGAGCGGTCCATGACGGACACCGGTTTGCGGCAGACGTGGCCGACCGGGGCATCCGGGGGCTGATCCTCTGCCGGGAGGATATGGCCGGGCTGCCGTGGCGGGTGTGGGCAGACAGGGGGATTTTCTGCGTGGCCGTGCCGGATACGACCCGGGCCCTGGGAGATCTGGCGGCCTTTCACCGGCAGCGCGCCGGTATCCCGGTGGTGGCTGTCACCGGCTCGAACGGCAAGACCACCACCCGCGCCATGATTTCGGGCGTGATGGGCAGAAAATATAAGACGCTCTCCACCCGGGGAAACTTCAACAACGAAATCGGGCTGCCCCTGACGCTCTTCAACCTGACATCCGCTCACCAGTGGGCCGTGCTGGAGCTGGGGATGAACCACGTCGGAGAGATCCGCAGGCTGGCCCGGATATGCAGGCCGGACGTGGGCGTGATAACGAATATCGGTCCGGCCCATCTGGAGGGGCTGGGCACGGTGGATGACGTTCTGCGGGCCAAGGGCGAGCTGCCGGAGGAGATGCGGCCGGAGGGAAAGGCCGTGCTGAACGGGGATGATCCCCGCCTGGTCCGGCTGGCCGGGGAGATGCCGCAGCCGGTGACGCTGTTCGGCCTCTCACCGAAGGCACAGGTCCGGGCCCTGGAGCCGGAGGCTGACGGAACCGGGACGGTGTTCACGCTTGCGCTGCCCCGTGACCGCATCCGGGTCCGCCTTGGTGTGCCGGGCCGATTTATGGTGTACAACGCCCTTGCCGCCGCGGCAGTGGGCCACATCACCGGCCTTTCCCCGGAGGAGATCCGGGACGGGCTGGAGGGCTTTGCCCCGGTGAGGGGCCGGATGGCCGTGCTGAACACGGCGAAGGGGGTTCATCTGGTGGATGACACCTATAACGCCAATCCGGCCTCTGTGAAGGGGGCGATCCGTGCCTTGGGCGATCTGAGGGGAAAGGAGCGCGGATTTCTGGTGCTGGGGGATATGCTGGAGCTGGGAAATGCCGCCGAAGGTCTTCACCGGGAGATCGGAGAGATGGCTGCCGCATCCGGTGTGACGCAACTGTATGTGACCGGGGAGTTTACCGATGCGGTGATCGCCGGGGCACTGGCTGGGGGAATGGCCTGCCGGGATCTCTTCAGGGGGTCGCGGCAGGAGATAACGGATCAACTGACAGGTGTGCTTGGGCCGGGCGACTGGGTTCTTGTGAAAGGGTCCAGGGGCATGGCCATGGAAAAGGTGCTGGACGCAATCAGAGACTGGGCCGGGTGCTGA